The following proteins are co-located in the Candidatus Eisenbacteria bacterium genome:
- a CDS encoding thiamine pyrophosphate-dependent enzyme — protein sequence MTDVMTQYCPGCGHGIIHRIVGEVIDELGLREKTIGVSSVGCSVFADEYYNFDFVQSAHGRAPAVATGLKRILPDCAIFTYQGDGDLISIGTAEIVHAAARGEKITAVFVNNAIYGMTGGQMAPTTLLGMKTTTSPLGRDPARAGFPIRVCELLSSLEGAVYLARTAVNGPPGITKTKRAMKKAFQAQLDGKGFSLVEVLSQCPTDWGMVPLDATKWVDETMAKCFPLGEVKDTTGTKKEGG from the coding sequence ATGACAGACGTCATGACGCAATACTGCCCGGGCTGCGGCCATGGGATAATTCACAGGATCGTTGGAGAAGTGATTGATGAACTGGGGCTGAGAGAAAAGACGATTGGGGTTTCATCAGTCGGGTGCTCGGTTTTTGCCGATGAGTATTACAACTTTGATTTTGTCCAATCCGCCCACGGGAGAGCCCCGGCAGTCGCGACGGGTTTGAAGAGAATACTCCCGGACTGCGCAATCTTCACCTACCAGGGAGACGGAGACCTGATATCCATAGGAACTGCTGAGATTGTGCATGCGGCAGCAAGAGGCGAAAAAATCACCGCAGTGTTCGTCAACAATGCAATCTACGGGATGACCGGCGGGCAAATGGCGCCGACCACTCTTCTTGGCATGAAGACCACGACAAGCCCGCTTGGCAGGGATCCGGCCAGGGCCGGGTTTCCGATAAGGGTGTGCGAGCTCCTGAGCTCTCTGGAAGGTGCAGTATATCTCGCAAGAACGGCGGTGAATGGTCCTCCAGGGATAACGAAGACAAAGAGGGCAATGAAGAAAGCATTCCAGGCCCAGCTCGACGGGAAGGGTTTCAGCCTCGTTGAAGTCCTATCGCAATGTCCTACGGACTGGGGCATGGTTCCGCTTGATGCGACGAAATGGGTTGATGAAACGATGGCAAAGTGCTTCCCGCTTGGCGAAGTTAAAGATACCACCGGCACTAAGAAAGAAGGAGGGTGA
- a CDS encoding 2-oxoacid:acceptor oxidoreductase family protein: protein MAHKVVMSGFGGQGIVLMGKLLAHAAMMDGKHSTFFPSYGAAMRGGTANCSVVVSDEEIASPVVRRPDSVIAMNELSLKKFEKSINSGGTIFINSSLVKMLPSRKDISAVPVPANQIAEKLGDVRAANMALLGAFLKKTQAVALETVMNSLGSVISERRKGLIGMNCDALKSGYSL, encoded by the coding sequence GTGGCGCACAAGGTAGTTATGTCCGGATTCGGAGGTCAGGGTATCGTCCTCATGGGGAAACTTCTTGCGCATGCCGCTATGATGGACGGAAAACATTCAACTTTTTTCCCGTCTTACGGGGCGGCTATGAGAGGTGGAACTGCGAACTGTTCTGTAGTCGTTTCTGATGAGGAGATTGCCTCTCCAGTGGTCCGGAGACCCGACAGCGTGATTGCCATGAATGAGCTCTCGCTGAAGAAGTTTGAGAAATCCATTAACTCAGGCGGCACGATCTTCATCAACAGTTCCCTGGTCAAGATGCTCCCGAGTCGGAAGGATATTTCCGCCGTGCCCGTGCCGGCAAATCAGATTGCCGAGAAACTGGGGGATGTCAGAGCTGCCAACATGGCATTGCTTGGGGCGTTCCTTAAGAAGACCCAGGCAGTGGCTCTTGAAACGGTCATGAACTCTCTGGGTAGCGTTATTTCAGAGAGAAGAAAAGGCCTCATCGGGATGAACTGTGATGCGCTCAAGAGCGGCTATTCACTCTGA
- the rpmA gene encoding 50S ribosomal protein L27, whose amino-acid sequence MAHKKGVGSSRNGRDSAGQRLGVKCSGGQFVSAGSIIVRQRGTKFHPGVNVGKGRDDTLFALRSGKVSFENFSSDRKRVSIH is encoded by the coding sequence TTGGCACACAAGAAGGGAGTAGGAAGCTCAAGAAATGGAAGGGACTCGGCCGGTCAGAGGCTTGGCGTGAAGTGCTCCGGCGGTCAGTTTGTGAGTGCCGGAAGCATAATCGTGAGACAGAGAGGGACAAAATTCCATCCGGGAGTGAACGTCGGAAAGGGAAGAGATGACACACTGTTCGCCCTCAGGTCAGGGAAGGTCTCCTTTGAGAATTTCAGCAGCGACAGGAAACGTGTAAGCATCCATTAA
- a CDS encoding 3-methyl-2-oxobutanoate dehydrogenase subunit VorB, with amino-acid sequence MEKVLMRGNDAIAEAAIRAGCRFYAGYPITPQNEIPEYMARRMPDVGGVFIQAESEIAAISMVYGAACAGARAMTSSSGPGISLKQEGISYASGAELPLVFVNITRGGPGLANIAPAQSDYFQATRGGGHGDYRVIVLAPSSVQEAYDLTGLAFHLADKYRNPAMLLGDGVIGQMMEPMVLNEFKFPELPEKKWKLGNSSGRARNLITSVYLAEGTLEEHNNRLAKKYAEIAAQDTRYEEVLTSDAELVIVGFGTCARISKAAVRLAREKGLKVGLLRPITLWPFPYDALSKVAGRCADILVVEMSLGQLIDDVKIGVQGRSRIHFIGRPGGGIPTEFEILDKVENALKVPAAR; translated from the coding sequence AGTGTTGATGAGGGGGAATGATGCGATTGCTGAGGCAGCCATAAGGGCAGGCTGCCGTTTCTATGCCGGATATCCCATAACACCACAGAACGAGATTCCTGAGTATATGGCGAGGAGGATGCCTGATGTGGGCGGAGTCTTCATCCAGGCAGAGAGCGAGATCGCGGCGATAAGCATGGTGTATGGTGCTGCGTGTGCAGGGGCAAGGGCGATGACATCATCTTCAGGCCCCGGGATAAGTCTGAAGCAGGAGGGGATTTCGTATGCCAGCGGTGCGGAGCTTCCGCTGGTCTTCGTCAATATCACGAGGGGCGGACCGGGACTGGCCAATATAGCCCCGGCCCAATCTGACTACTTTCAGGCCACAAGAGGCGGCGGCCACGGCGACTACAGGGTAATTGTCCTTGCTCCCAGTTCCGTGCAGGAAGCTTACGACCTTACCGGGCTTGCTTTCCACCTGGCGGACAAATACAGGAATCCGGCAATGCTGCTTGGCGACGGAGTTATCGGGCAGATGATGGAACCCATGGTGCTCAATGAGTTCAAGTTCCCGGAGCTTCCGGAAAAGAAGTGGAAGCTCGGAAACTCGTCCGGAAGGGCAAGAAATCTCATCACGTCGGTGTATCTGGCCGAGGGTACTCTGGAGGAGCACAATAATCGCCTGGCAAAGAAATATGCTGAGATAGCAGCTCAAGATACGAGGTACGAAGAGGTTCTTACTTCGGATGCCGAGCTTGTCATCGTCGGGTTCGGAACTTGCGCAAGGATCTCGAAAGCGGCTGTTCGCCTTGCAAGGGAGAAGGGTCTCAAGGTCGGCCTGTTGAGGCCAATAACACTGTGGCCCTTCCCGTACGATGCGCTCTCAAAAGTCGCCGGCAGATGCGCAGATATTCTCGTCGTGGAGATGAGCCTGGGACAGCTCATAGACGACGTGAAGATAGGAGTCCAAGGCAGGTCCAGGATTCATTTTATCGGGAGACCGGGTGGCGGTATCCCCACTGAATTCGAAATCCTTGATAAGGTGGAAAATGCCTTGAAGGTTCCTGCAGCAAGGTAG
- a CDS encoding Rne/Rng family ribonuclease produces the protein MKKEIVVNSDVGETRIAILEDGELVELVVERMDRRRNVGDIYKSRVNAVLPGMQAAFVNLGLSRTAFLHVSDLRYNEEEYEEYEEFDEDKPKGKEQRGEAPTRIEDLLEKGQEILVQVTKEAIGAKGPRVSGQISLPGRYIVFMPGLNHIGVSRRIAERDERRRLRALISEIRPKSGGIIVRTAGEGKGKREFLSDVKFLMRLWERIEKKAARSRAPALVNREMELTSGLIRDIFTADVNQLVIDSRKEYRQIMDYLRSFAPELRQRVKLYKENLPIFDYYDIESEIDKLVEEKVWLKKGGYITIDPTEALTTIDVNTGRYTGRKSQEDTIFKTNLEAAKEIARQLRLRDIGGIIVIDFIDMESEGNKRAIMDELRQCLKKDRARTKTFQVSDLGLVEMTRQREGPSIVHYFTEDCPTCEGTGKVLSMESVMMKMTRLVRGIVAKEAPKKIEVRVHPDVAVYVVEENSWRLDRLEKELKTRIDVRDDPGLRREEMKVLLPGTAKK, from the coding sequence ATGAAAAAGGAAATAGTTGTAAATTCTGACGTAGGTGAAACGAGAATAGCAATCCTTGAGGATGGAGAACTTGTCGAGCTTGTGGTCGAACGCATGGACAGAAGAAGGAACGTCGGGGACATCTACAAAAGCAGGGTAAATGCCGTGCTGCCGGGTATGCAGGCGGCGTTCGTAAATCTCGGCCTTTCGAGAACGGCGTTTCTTCATGTCTCGGATCTTCGCTACAACGAAGAAGAATATGAGGAGTACGAGGAATTTGACGAAGACAAGCCCAAGGGGAAGGAGCAGCGAGGTGAAGCACCCACCAGGATTGAGGACCTCCTCGAGAAGGGGCAGGAAATCCTTGTTCAGGTGACCAAAGAGGCAATCGGTGCAAAAGGCCCCAGAGTGAGCGGACAGATATCGCTTCCCGGGAGGTATATCGTTTTCATGCCCGGTCTGAACCATATAGGCGTGTCCAGAAGGATCGCTGAGAGGGATGAGAGGCGAAGGCTGAGGGCGCTCATTTCAGAAATAAGACCCAAGAGCGGAGGGATAATTGTAAGGACTGCGGGCGAGGGCAAGGGAAAAAGGGAGTTTCTTTCCGATGTGAAATTCCTGATGAGATTGTGGGAGCGGATTGAAAAGAAGGCTGCCCGTTCGAGAGCGCCTGCGCTTGTGAACAGAGAGATGGAGCTCACCAGCGGGTTGATAAGGGATATCTTCACAGCAGACGTGAACCAGCTGGTGATTGACTCGAGAAAAGAATATCGCCAGATAATGGACTATCTGAGATCGTTCGCGCCCGAGCTGAGGCAGAGAGTGAAGCTTTACAAAGAGAATCTGCCGATATTCGACTACTACGACATCGAGTCCGAGATTGACAAGCTTGTCGAAGAGAAGGTGTGGCTGAAGAAGGGCGGCTACATAACTATCGACCCCACAGAGGCGCTCACCACCATTGACGTCAATACAGGAAGGTATACCGGCAGAAAAAGTCAGGAAGACACAATCTTCAAGACTAACCTCGAAGCGGCAAAAGAAATCGCACGGCAGCTGAGACTCAGGGACATCGGGGGAATAATCGTAATCGACTTCATCGACATGGAATCCGAGGGGAACAAGAGAGCAATCATGGATGAGCTCAGACAGTGTTTGAAGAAAGATCGAGCCAGAACGAAGACGTTCCAGGTTAGTGACCTTGGGCTTGTTGAAATGACCAGGCAGAGGGAAGGCCCCAGCATCGTTCATTACTTCACAGAGGACTGTCCGACCTGTGAGGGCACCGGGAAGGTCCTTTCGATGGAGTCGGTCATGATGAAGATGACGCGACTAGTAAGAGGCATTGTCGCAAAAGAGGCTCCGAAGAAGATTGAAGTAAGGGTTCATCCCGACGTAGCCGTGTACGTGGTCGAAGAGAATAGCTGGAGATTGGACAGACTGGAGAAGGAACTCAAGACTAGAATAGACGTAAGAGATGACCCCGGCCTGAGAAGGGAGGAGATGAAGGTTCTTCTCCCCGGAACGGCAAAGAAATGA
- a CDS encoding TIGR03960 family B12-binding radical SAM protein: MKISLAMLEEAILPLVSKPNRYLGNIENAAKTSDKNVALKVLLAFPDTYEIGMSHLGIRILHHILSQREDTLCEMTFAPWVDMEEALREHDLPLFSLESRRPADEFDLVGFSLQYELHFTNVLNMLSMGGIPVLASDRSQDDPVVMAGGPCAFNPEPMSPFIDCFVIGDGEEVINEVADTIIEGKRVKAGRKDILRLLAGLEGVYVPAFHEQQISTGGYVVRRPREPGIPARIKSRFVAGLRRECYPEKPLLPLTEIAHDRLTIEVMRGCTRGCRFCMAGYINRPVREKSGQDVLTEATMGIASTGWSEISLSSLSTSDYSFLGDVVPALRRTFLSRNVSLSLPSLRPGTLDRAILVELSSVRRPGLTFAPEAGTDRLRRRINKPISLEDLIETVRAAKQEGFRSIKLYYMIGLPGEEVQDLEGIADMAAACVRAGRKEKGSLRIKLSISPFVPKPHTAFQWESMDNLECLKMKIQRLRGLVRTLPVEFKWRNPEKSIIEASFSRGDASLGNAVHSAWTKGAKFDGWTDYFNFELWQEALRESRANVRMVSHGFGAEEELPWDHVQGPVSKEFLASERLAAAEGSITEDCRASGCTNCGVEDCPMLFGGPGMDVSRAGSLDLKAGGEKADAPCEPKEIGDHTSLDVSGSGVFGRSPRKEKRERETSELFRVRFSKGERLRFLSHLDVMRRLEMALRRSGLRPSIGGGEVSRFQFSFGPPLPLGMTSLCEYFDLSLLKTSQATEILQLNTFLPDGLRVEETASVVRTGESLMSSITQAEYSVSFTPFVTGLLGENGAAELASRLTSGLASLDEMKEFNVDGRNGLVDVKPSILSIRLTTGKGVPSVTLRVLLSGVSTARPERIVNALAGGSFDWRLLSAHRTGLWINRNGVAVTPMEFIAKNVSNNGVK; the protein is encoded by the coding sequence ATGAAGATAAGCCTCGCCATGCTCGAGGAAGCAATACTTCCTCTTGTTTCCAAACCCAACAGATATCTTGGAAACATAGAAAACGCCGCGAAAACATCCGATAAGAACGTAGCTCTCAAGGTCCTCCTCGCATTTCCCGACACCTATGAAATCGGAATGTCTCACCTCGGCATCAGAATTCTTCACCACATTCTGTCGCAGCGGGAAGACACGCTTTGTGAGATGACTTTTGCCCCGTGGGTCGATATGGAAGAGGCACTCAGGGAGCATGATCTTCCGCTTTTCTCTCTCGAAAGCAGGAGGCCGGCTGATGAATTCGATCTGGTCGGTTTTTCGCTTCAGTACGAGCTTCACTTCACAAATGTTCTTAATATGCTCAGCATGGGCGGGATTCCGGTTCTTGCGTCCGATCGGTCTCAGGATGACCCTGTCGTGATGGCCGGTGGGCCGTGTGCGTTCAATCCGGAGCCAATGAGTCCATTCATTGATTGCTTCGTGATTGGAGACGGAGAGGAAGTGATCAACGAGGTCGCGGACACAATCATAGAGGGAAAGCGGGTGAAAGCGGGGAGGAAGGATATTCTCAGGCTTCTTGCCGGACTCGAAGGCGTGTATGTCCCGGCCTTTCACGAACAGCAGATCTCGACGGGCGGGTACGTAGTCAGGAGACCGCGGGAGCCAGGTATTCCAGCGAGAATCAAGTCAAGGTTTGTTGCCGGACTCCGTAGAGAATGCTATCCCGAAAAACCGCTCTTGCCGCTCACGGAGATCGCCCACGACCGGCTGACAATAGAAGTCATGAGGGGATGCACCAGGGGGTGCAGATTCTGCATGGCCGGCTACATTAACAGGCCTGTGCGGGAAAAGTCCGGACAAGATGTTCTCACGGAAGCAACGATGGGAATTGCCTCGACTGGATGGTCTGAGATATCCCTGTCATCGCTTTCCACTTCCGATTACAGTTTTCTGGGTGATGTGGTTCCGGCTTTAAGGAGGACCTTTCTGTCCAGAAATGTTTCTCTTTCGCTGCCTTCACTCAGACCGGGAACTCTCGACAGAGCCATTTTGGTCGAACTCAGCTCGGTGAGAAGGCCGGGTCTCACATTCGCCCCCGAGGCAGGCACTGACCGGCTCAGAAGAAGAATCAACAAACCCATCTCCCTCGAAGACTTGATTGAAACAGTCCGGGCTGCAAAACAAGAAGGCTTCAGGTCGATCAAACTCTACTACATGATCGGGCTGCCTGGCGAAGAGGTTCAGGATTTGGAGGGGATTGCTGACATGGCGGCAGCGTGCGTGCGGGCAGGCAGGAAGGAGAAAGGCAGCCTGCGGATCAAGCTGAGTATCTCGCCATTTGTCCCTAAGCCGCACACCGCTTTTCAGTGGGAGAGTATGGACAATTTGGAGTGTCTCAAGATGAAGATTCAGAGACTGCGAGGGCTTGTCAGGACTCTTCCGGTTGAATTCAAGTGGAGGAACCCTGAGAAGTCAATTATCGAGGCGTCATTCTCCAGAGGAGATGCCTCGCTTGGAAACGCAGTCCACTCTGCATGGACGAAGGGTGCGAAGTTTGACGGCTGGACGGACTACTTCAATTTCGAGCTTTGGCAGGAAGCTCTGAGAGAGAGTCGCGCGAATGTCAGAATGGTGTCTCATGGTTTTGGCGCTGAGGAAGAGCTTCCATGGGACCATGTGCAGGGACCGGTATCAAAAGAGTTCCTCGCCAGCGAGAGACTTGCCGCTGCGGAAGGCAGCATTACGGAGGACTGCAGGGCATCCGGTTGCACTAACTGCGGTGTCGAGGACTGCCCCATGCTCTTTGGCGGGCCTGGAATGGATGTCTCTCGGGCCGGCTCGCTCGATTTGAAGGCGGGTGGCGAGAAAGCCGATGCTCCTTGTGAGCCTAAAGAGATTGGTGATCATACGTCCTTGGATGTTTCGGGAAGCGGGGTTTTCGGCCGTTCGCCCAGAAAAGAGAAAAGGGAGCGTGAGACTAGCGAGCTTTTCAGGGTCAGGTTCTCCAAAGGGGAAAGACTTCGATTCCTCTCTCACCTCGATGTAATGAGAAGACTCGAAATGGCACTAAGGAGATCCGGGCTCAGGCCTAGCATCGGGGGAGGTGAAGTCAGCAGGTTTCAATTTTCCTTTGGGCCTCCGCTTCCCCTGGGCATGACCTCGCTCTGCGAATACTTTGACCTCTCTCTTCTAAAGACCAGCCAAGCAACCGAGATCCTGCAGTTGAATACATTTCTTCCCGATGGATTGAGGGTTGAGGAAACCGCAAGTGTTGTGAGGACAGGTGAATCTCTGATGAGTTCCATAACTCAGGCAGAGTACTCGGTATCTTTCACTCCTTTTGTCACAGGGCTGCTTGGCGAGAACGGGGCGGCTGAGCTTGCAAGCAGACTGACTTCCGGGTTAGCTTCTCTGGACGAGATGAAGGAGTTTAACGTGGACGGAAGGAACGGACTGGTTGACGTGAAGCCGTCGATTCTTTCGATTCGCCTGACCACCGGCAAAGGTGTTCCGTCCGTCACCCTGAGAGTGTTGCTTTCAGGAGTAAGCACCGCGAGACCGGAGAGAATCGTGAATGCACTGGCCGGCGGGAGCTTTGACTGGAGGCTTCTCAGTGCCCATAGGACCGGTCTCTGGATCAATAGGAATGGTGTGGCAGTCACTCCCATGGAGTTCATTGCCAAGAATGTGTCCAATAATGGAGTCAAATAA
- the rplU gene encoding 50S ribosomal protein L21: MHAIVEIGGFQFRVTENDVLKVPKMELDPGEKTKLEKILFLSDGKDTAIGNPFVKKAYAMAEIISHGRGKKIVVSTYKRRKDERKKKGHRQDYTELKILSLSKA; the protein is encoded by the coding sequence ATGCATGCAATAGTTGAGATCGGCGGCTTTCAGTTCAGGGTCACCGAGAACGATGTCCTGAAGGTGCCGAAGATGGAACTTGACCCGGGTGAGAAGACGAAGTTGGAGAAGATACTTTTCTTATCCGATGGAAAAGATACGGCAATAGGGAATCCTTTCGTCAAGAAGGCATACGCTATGGCCGAGATTATCTCCCACGGAAGAGGAAAGAAGATAGTCGTCAGTACGTACAAGAGAAGAAAGGACGAGAGGAAAAAGAAAGGACACCGGCAGGACTACACCGAGCTGAAGATCCTTTCGCTATCGAAGGCATAG
- a CDS encoding Fe-S-containing hydro-lyase produces the protein MNERSPVAVSPPLTDSDVMSLKAGMKVFLTGFVYTARDAAHKKMFDLIQKNEKLPFGLEGQVIYYTGPTPTRPGEVIGAAGPTTSYRMDRFAPTLLEHGLKGMIGKGERSSEVVDAMKKHKGIYFVAVGGAAALLRKKIESCEVIAYPELGTEAVRKLFVRDFPLLVGQDCFGGNLYKEGVERYRR, from the coding sequence ATGAACGAACGGTCTCCAGTTGCAGTCAGTCCTCCTCTTACTGACTCAGATGTGATGTCCCTCAAGGCCGGGATGAAGGTTTTTCTTACCGGATTTGTCTATACGGCAAGAGATGCCGCCCACAAGAAGATGTTTGACCTCATCCAGAAGAACGAGAAGCTTCCATTCGGGCTTGAAGGTCAAGTGATCTACTACACCGGTCCGACGCCGACCAGGCCGGGAGAGGTGATTGGCGCGGCAGGGCCTACCACAAGCTACAGAATGGACAGATTCGCGCCGACTCTCCTTGAGCACGGACTGAAGGGAATGATTGGGAAGGGCGAGCGCAGTTCAGAGGTTGTCGATGCGATGAAGAAACATAAGGGAATCTACTTCGTTGCGGTCGGCGGAGCCGCTGCTCTTCTGAGGAAGAAGATAGAGTCCTGCGAGGTCATTGCCTACCCCGAACTTGGTACGGAAGCGGTAAGGAAACTTTTTGTGCGGGACTTTCCGCTTCTGGTCGGTCAGGATTGCTTTGGAGGAAATCTCTACAAGGAGGGAGTCGAGCGATACAGGAGATAG